In Desulfocurvus vexinensis DSM 17965, a single window of DNA contains:
- a CDS encoding ATP-binding protein: MTLRLRVRLAGLALVAAIALATTAAAVLTIERLTQDLNHNLLDSELAAYVRQVAQAREVLVATGLSGVREYIERAKADLLAEFRAEAPTRFGQLTVLTLDGRPVLHDGPPGAPPLAPRCLEKMLAQGRGFQECVLHDQHRVGHFQTLPDWDWLLLVSVSTGEMYRTRNAFLLEAGTIFLAVSLLGWLVFVRLSRSVVDPVLRLSGAARAIGAGDWEQVPPPSGRADELGELERSFADMARSLRRAAGELEERAGSLHAANARLSAEVAERVRAEQELHRAHDAFGAILDSMPSIVIGVDHQCRVTHWNRTAAETTGVPAAQVVGQPVDQALPRLRHRLGDIRSAMDEGRPRRLDKQIFHQDGQARQEDILVFPLLQAGAVGAVIRLDDVTARVRMEEVMVQTEKMMSVGGLAAGMAHEMNNPLAGVLTGAQNLQRRLDPDLEVNRAALAEAQCPPAALAAYLRLRKVDKILESIREAGQRAAEIIRSMLEFSRGSAGSRRPVDLSRVLDRSVELAGNEYDLTKSYDFRKVVIVRDYASDVPPVPCVGSEIEQVLLNLLRNAAQAMAAADMGAKAPTLTLGLRREGGHAVIELGDNGPGIPEATRRRIFEPFFTTKPPGVGTGLGLSVSYFIITENHGGTIEVRSEPGQGTRFRIRLPLHPEPPAA; encoded by the coding sequence GTGACCCTGCGCCTGCGCGTCCGTCTGGCCGGGCTGGCCCTGGTGGCGGCCATCGCCCTGGCCACCACCGCAGCGGCGGTGCTGACCATCGAGCGCCTGACCCAGGACCTGAACCACAACCTCCTGGACTCGGAACTGGCCGCCTACGTCCGGCAGGTGGCCCAGGCCCGCGAGGTGCTCGTGGCCACGGGCCTGTCCGGAGTGCGGGAATACATCGAGCGCGCCAAGGCCGACCTGCTCGCCGAATTCCGCGCCGAGGCCCCCACGCGCTTCGGGCAGCTGACGGTGCTGACCCTGGACGGGCGGCCCGTGCTGCACGACGGCCCGCCCGGGGCGCCCCCCCTGGCCCCGCGCTGCCTGGAAAAAATGCTCGCCCAGGGCCGGGGCTTCCAGGAGTGCGTGCTGCACGACCAGCACCGCGTGGGCCACTTCCAGACCCTGCCCGACTGGGACTGGCTGCTGCTGGTCTCGGTGAGCACCGGGGAGATGTACCGCACGCGCAACGCCTTCCTGCTGGAGGCCGGAACCATCTTCCTGGCCGTCTCGCTGCTGGGCTGGCTGGTCTTCGTGCGCCTGTCGCGCTCGGTGGTCGATCCGGTGCTGCGCCTGTCGGGGGCGGCCCGGGCCATCGGCGCGGGCGACTGGGAGCAGGTGCCGCCGCCCTCGGGGCGCGCCGACGAGCTGGGCGAGCTGGAGCGCAGCTTCGCCGACATGGCCCGCAGCCTGCGCCGCGCCGCCGGGGAGCTGGAGGAACGCGCCGGGTCCCTGCACGCGGCCAACGCACGCCTGAGCGCCGAGGTGGCCGAGCGCGTGCGCGCCGAGCAGGAACTGCACCGGGCCCACGACGCCTTCGGGGCCATCCTCGACTCCATGCCTTCCATCGTCATCGGCGTGGACCACCAGTGCCGGGTCACGCACTGGAACCGCACCGCCGCCGAAACCACCGGCGTTCCCGCCGCCCAGGTGGTCGGCCAGCCCGTGGACCAGGCCCTGCCCCGGTTGCGCCACCGCCTGGGCGACATCCGCAGCGCCATGGACGAAGGCCGCCCCCGGCGGCTGGACAAGCAGATATTCCACCAGGACGGGCAGGCCCGCCAGGAGGACATCCTCGTCTTCCCCCTGCTCCAGGCCGGGGCCGTGGGCGCCGTGATCCGTCTGGACGACGTGACCGCGCGCGTGCGCATGGAAGAGGTCATGGTCCAGACGGAAAAGATGATGTCCGTGGGCGGGCTGGCGGCGGGCATGGCCCACGAGATGAACAACCCCCTGGCCGGGGTGCTCACCGGAGCCCAGAACCTCCAGCGCCGCCTGGACCCGGATCTGGAGGTCAACCGCGCGGCCCTGGCCGAGGCGCAGTGCCCCCCGGCGGCCCTGGCGGCCTACCTGCGGCTGCGCAAGGTGGACAAGATTCTCGAATCCATCCGCGAGGCCGGGCAGCGCGCGGCGGAGATCATCCGCAGCATGCTCGAATTCTCGCGCGGCTCGGCGGGCAGCAGGCGGCCTGTGGATCTGTCCCGCGTCCTGGACCGCAGCGTCGAACTGGCGGGCAACGAATACGACCTGACCAAGAGCTACGATTTCCGCAAGGTGGTCATCGTGCGCGACTACGCCAGCGACGTGCCGCCCGTGCCCTGCGTGGGGTCCGAGATCGAACAGGTGCTGCTCAACCTGCTGCGCAACGCGGCCCAGGCCATGGCCGCCGCCGACATGGGCGCCAAGGCCCCGACCCTGACCCTGGGCCTGCGCCGCGAGGGCGGCCATGCCGTGATCGAGCTGGGCGACAACGGCCCGGGCATCCCCGAGGCCACGCGCAGGCGCATCTTCGAGCCCTTCTTCACCACCAAGCCCCCGGGCGTGGGCACCGGGCTCGGGCTGTCCGTGTCCTACTTCATCATCACCGAGAACCACGGCGGGACCATTGAGGTCCGCAGCGAGCCCGGCCAGGGCACCCGCTTCCGCATCCGCCTGCCCCTGCACCCCGAGCCCCCGGCGGCCTGA
- a CDS encoding ABC transporter substrate-binding protein, whose amino-acid sequence MSDTTRRRAPSGAVATVRCTLGALALLATTLLAAAPAPARDEPYAGKRILWVDSYTTGYAWTDGIVRGVESVLDGTGVDLRVVHMDTKSNDSPEFARRAGERARAELEAFRPHVVMASDDNAQRHFVVPFLLGGDMPVVFCGVNWDATHYGYPGPNVTGMLEVSLLREALDLMRPLAKGPRVAFIAADTESERSSLDIYKARGLAQGWTPFLVRHFEDFGPAFLRAQEQADMILLGGNGGITDWDDAQARTFLAAHTAVPTGSFDAYLAPYSVFTFSKRPEEQGQWMAATALRLLDGERPADIPLVENRQVDLLVNLTLARTAGLVLPLSLLRTATIVGQESP is encoded by the coding sequence ATGTCCGACACCACCCGCCGCCGCGCGCCCTCGGGAGCCGTGGCCACGGTGCGCTGCACCCTGGGGGCTCTGGCCCTGCTGGCCACCACCCTGCTGGCCGCCGCCCCGGCCCCGGCCCGCGACGAGCCTTACGCGGGCAAGCGCATCCTGTGGGTGGACTCCTACACCACGGGCTACGCCTGGACCGACGGCATCGTGCGCGGGGTCGAAAGCGTGCTGGACGGCACCGGCGTGGACCTGCGCGTCGTGCATATGGACACCAAGAGCAACGACTCCCCCGAGTTCGCCCGCCGGGCCGGAGAGCGCGCCCGGGCGGAGCTGGAAGCCTTCCGGCCCCATGTGGTCATGGCCTCGGACGACAACGCCCAACGCCACTTCGTGGTGCCTTTCCTGCTGGGCGGGGACATGCCCGTGGTCTTCTGCGGCGTGAACTGGGACGCCACACACTACGGCTACCCCGGGCCCAACGTCACGGGCATGCTCGAGGTCAGCCTGCTGCGCGAGGCCCTGGACCTGATGCGCCCCCTGGCCAAGGGCCCCCGGGTAGCCTTCATCGCGGCGGACACCGAAAGCGAGCGCAGCAGCCTGGACATCTACAAGGCCCGGGGCCTGGCGCAGGGCTGGACACCCTTCCTCGTGCGCCATTTCGAGGACTTCGGCCCGGCCTTCCTGCGCGCCCAGGAGCAGGCGGACATGATCCTCCTGGGCGGCAACGGCGGCATCACGGACTGGGACGACGCCCAGGCCCGGACCTTCCTGGCCGCGCACACCGCCGTGCCCACGGGCAGCTTCGACGCCTACCTCGCGCCCTACAGCGTGTTCACTTTCTCCAAGCGCCCCGAGGAGCAGGGCCAGTGGATGGCCGCCACGGCGCTGCGCCTGCTCGACGGCGAGCGCCCGGCGGACATCCCCCTGGTGGAGAACCGCCAGGTGGACCTCCTGGTCAACCTGACCCTGGCCCGGACCGCCGGGCTGGTGCTGCCGCTGTCGCTGCTGCGCACGGCGACCATCGTCGGCCAGGAAAGCCCGTGA
- a CDS encoding insulinase family protein — protein MDTTHGFSLLREQEIAEAGCTARLYCHDRTGAQLVSVACPDENKVFGVTLRTPPADSTGVAHILEHSVLCGSRRYPVKEPFVELLKGSLHTFLNAFTYPDKTCYPVASTNLADFRNLVDVYLDAVFHPLISEDIFRQEGWHYELDAPEGPLSRKGVVYNEMKGAYSSPDGVLHEACQQALFPDTPYGLDSGGDPEAIPGLTYEAFKAFHTTYYHPANARFWFYGDDPEAERLERLGAFLEEFGPLEVDSRIPAQAPLPAPRRVEKPFDAGDEPNGMVTLNWLLPEVTDRPLALALEVLEELLIGLPSSPLRRALMESGLGEDLAGTGLENELRQMFFSTGLRGVDLHDEDAVQALVLDTLERLAAGGPSREMVEAALNTVEFDLRENNTGRFPRGLSMMLASLTSWLYDADPFEPLAFETPLAALKARLDAGEPVFQELIRTHLLDNPHRVTVVLRPDPGLGAAREAREAAGLEAALAGMDEAARAGVMAQARELARLQEAPDSPEALATIPRLDLADIPREERPIPTRAGATAAAMTRLHDIPARGIIYLDAGLDLACVPQHLLPLVPLFGRALFEMGTAREDFAELSMRIARKTGGMGPEVFTSTALDAAAPVARLFLHGKATAANAPEMLAILRDVLLTARFDDRERFRLMVGEEKARMEQSLVPSGHMVVLSRLRARASLAGWAAERMGGLEALEAVRALAREVDTDWPGVLARLEELRGVLVRAGNLVLNATGSAADLAAFEGPLAEFAAALPAGAAPAAAWAPAPLPPREGLTIPARVNYVGKIVRLGEAGWRFHGAQLAAVKYARMGYLWEKVRVRGGAYGAFCVLDRFAGTLAFASYRDPALAGTLAAFDGAGAFFRGLDLSADELAKAVIGAVGDMDTYLLPDAQGLTALLRELTGDTPARRQAMREELLGATQADFRAFGECLEGLMAGGEVVVLGAAEAIGASGLDFSVTRVL, from the coding sequence ATGGACACCACCCATGGATTTTCGCTGCTGCGCGAGCAGGAGATCGCCGAGGCGGGCTGCACGGCCCGCCTGTACTGCCACGACAGGACCGGGGCCCAGCTCGTGTCCGTGGCCTGCCCCGACGAGAACAAGGTCTTCGGCGTGACCCTGCGCACCCCGCCCGCCGATTCCACGGGGGTGGCCCACATCCTGGAACACTCGGTGCTGTGCGGCTCGCGCCGCTACCCGGTGAAGGAGCCCTTCGTGGAACTGCTCAAGGGCTCGCTGCACACCTTCCTCAACGCCTTCACCTACCCGGACAAGACCTGCTACCCCGTGGCCAGCACCAATCTGGCCGATTTCCGCAACCTGGTGGACGTGTACCTGGACGCGGTGTTCCATCCGCTGATCAGCGAGGACATCTTCCGCCAGGAGGGCTGGCACTACGAGCTGGACGCCCCCGAAGGGCCGCTATCGCGCAAGGGCGTGGTCTACAACGAGATGAAGGGCGCGTATTCCTCACCCGACGGCGTGCTGCACGAGGCCTGCCAGCAGGCCCTGTTCCCCGACACGCCTTACGGCCTGGACTCGGGCGGCGACCCCGAGGCCATCCCCGGGCTGACCTACGAGGCGTTCAAGGCCTTCCACACGACCTACTACCACCCGGCCAACGCCCGCTTCTGGTTCTACGGCGACGACCCCGAGGCCGAGCGGCTGGAGCGCCTGGGCGCCTTCCTGGAGGAGTTCGGGCCCCTGGAGGTGGACTCGCGCATCCCCGCGCAGGCGCCGCTGCCCGCCCCGCGCCGGGTGGAGAAGCCCTTCGACGCTGGGGACGAGCCCAACGGCATGGTCACCCTGAACTGGCTGCTGCCCGAGGTCACGGACCGGCCCCTGGCCCTGGCCCTGGAAGTGCTCGAAGAGCTGCTCATCGGCCTGCCGTCCTCGCCGCTGCGCCGCGCGCTCATGGAATCCGGCCTGGGCGAGGATCTGGCAGGCACGGGCCTGGAAAACGAGCTGCGCCAGATGTTCTTCTCCACGGGCCTGCGGGGCGTGGACTTGCACGACGAGGACGCCGTGCAGGCGCTGGTGCTGGACACTCTGGAGCGCCTGGCCGCCGGGGGGCCGAGCCGCGAGATGGTCGAGGCCGCGCTGAACACCGTGGAATTCGACCTGCGCGAGAACAATACCGGGCGCTTCCCGCGCGGGCTGTCCATGATGCTGGCCAGCCTGACCAGCTGGCTCTACGACGCCGACCCCTTCGAGCCCCTGGCCTTCGAGACGCCGCTGGCGGCCCTCAAGGCGCGGCTGGACGCGGGCGAGCCCGTGTTCCAGGAGCTGATCCGCACCCATCTGCTGGACAACCCGCACCGGGTGACGGTGGTGCTGCGGCCCGACCCCGGCCTGGGCGCGGCCCGCGAGGCCCGCGAGGCCGCCGGGCTGGAGGCGGCTCTGGCCGGGATGGACGAGGCCGCCCGGGCCGGGGTCATGGCCCAGGCCCGCGAGCTGGCCCGGCTCCAGGAGGCCCCGGACAGCCCCGAGGCCCTGGCGACCATCCCGCGCCTGGATCTGGCGGACATCCCCCGCGAGGAGAGGCCCATTCCCACGCGCGCCGGGGCCACGGCGGCGGCCATGACCCGGCTGCACGACATCCCGGCCCGGGGCATCATCTACCTCGACGCCGGGCTGGACCTGGCCTGCGTGCCCCAGCACCTGCTGCCCCTGGTGCCGCTGTTCGGCCGCGCGCTGTTCGAGATGGGCACCGCGCGCGAGGACTTCGCGGAACTGTCCATGCGCATCGCGCGCAAGACCGGCGGCATGGGCCCCGAGGTTTTCACCTCCACGGCCCTGGACGCCGCCGCGCCCGTGGCCCGGCTGTTCCTGCACGGCAAGGCCACGGCGGCCAACGCCCCGGAAATGCTCGCCATCCTGCGCGACGTGCTGCTCACCGCGCGGTTCGACGACCGCGAGCGCTTCCGGCTCATGGTCGGCGAGGAGAAGGCGCGCATGGAGCAGTCCCTGGTGCCCTCGGGGCACATGGTGGTGCTCTCGCGGCTGCGGGCCCGGGCCAGCCTGGCGGGCTGGGCCGCCGAGCGCATGGGCGGGCTGGAGGCCCTGGAGGCCGTGCGGGCCCTGGCCCGCGAGGTGGACACGGACTGGCCCGGGGTGCTGGCCCGGCTGGAGGAGCTGCGCGGGGTTCTGGTGCGCGCGGGCAACCTGGTGCTCAACGCCACGGGCAGCGCGGCGGACCTGGCGGCCTTCGAGGGTCCGCTGGCGGAGTTCGCCGCCGCCCTGCCCGCCGGGGCGGCCCCGGCGGCGGCCTGGGCCCCGGCGCCCCTGCCCCCGCGCGAGGGGCTGACCATCCCGGCCCGCGTGAACTACGTGGGCAAGATCGTGCGCCTGGGCGAGGCGGGCTGGCGCTTCCACGGCGCGCAACTGGCGGCGGTGAAGTACGCGCGCATGGGCTACCTGTGGGAGAAGGTCCGCGTGCGCGGCGGGGCCTACGGCGCCTTCTGCGTGCTGGACCGCTTCGCGGGCACCCTGGCGTTTGCCTCCTACCGCGACCCGGCCCTGGCGGGCACCCTGGCGGCCTTCGACGGCGCCGGGGCGTTCTTCCGGGGGCTGGACCTGTCCGCCGACGAGCTGGCCAAGGCCGTCATCGGCGCCGTGGGCGACATGGACACCTACCTGCTGCCCGACGCCCAGGGCCTGACCGCGCTGCTGCGCGAGCTGACCGGCGACACCCCCGCGCGGCGCCAGGCCATGCGCGAGGAGCTGCTGGGCGCCACCCAGGCCGACTTCCGGGCCTTCGGTGAGTGCCTGGAAGGGCTCATGGCGGGGGGCGAGGTGGTGGTGCTGGGCGCGGCGGAGGCCATCGGGGCCTCGGGCCTGGACTTCAGCGTGACCCGGGTGCTCTAG
- a CDS encoding cyclase family protein: MFTAARIIDISLAIGTQAPAWPGDPPLEVRPAHTFATSGWHTSVLTMSAHAGTHIDAPGHILPSAPLLDAFGLERFILPAVVVDAGPGPLAGAEAVRRSGLRPGEALLVRTDNSARGLADASGAMRTDFTALSPEAARACVDAGASLVGIDAPSVDPYGGPVPAHETLMRAGVLVMEWLALAAAPPGRHLLVCLPLHLPGVEASPVRAVLLEGAAG, encoded by the coding sequence GTGTTCACCGCCGCGCGCATCATCGACATCTCCCTGGCCATCGGCACCCAGGCCCCGGCCTGGCCCGGCGATCCGCCCCTGGAAGTGCGCCCCGCGCACACCTTCGCCACCTCGGGCTGGCACACCTCGGTGCTGACCATGAGCGCCCACGCGGGCACGCACATCGACGCCCCCGGGCATATCCTGCCCAGCGCGCCGCTGCTCGACGCCTTCGGCCTGGAGCGCTTCATCCTGCCCGCCGTGGTGGTGGACGCCGGGCCCGGGCCCCTGGCGGGGGCCGAGGCCGTGCGCCGCAGCGGCCTGCGCCCCGGCGAGGCGCTGCTGGTGCGCACGGACAACTCCGCGCGCGGGCTCGCCGACGCCTCGGGCGCCATGCGCACGGACTTCACGGCCCTCTCCCCCGAGGCCGCCCGGGCCTGCGTGGACGCCGGGGCCTCCCTGGTGGGCATCGACGCGCCCTCGGTGGACCCCTACGGCGGCCCCGTGCCCGCCCACGAAACCCTGATGCGCGCCGGGGTGCTGGTCATGGAATGGCTGGCCCTGGCCGCGGCGCCCCCGGGCCGCCACCTGCTGGTCTGCCTGCCCCTGCACCTGCCCGGGGTGGAGGCCAGCCCCGTGCGCGCCGTGCTCCTGGAGGGCGCGGCGGGCTGA
- a CDS encoding Fur family transcriptional regulator, which translates to MKEPQAVFTEFLTRKNLKMTPQRRLILDVFLAEDGHLASEDLYNRVKAQDKSIGQATVYRTLKLLSESGLAKEVHFGDGVTRYEKKYGSAHHDHILCERCGATLEVVDEHIERLQEELAKAHGFVLTGHKMYLYGICAKCRGKVD; encoded by the coding sequence ATGAAGGAGCCGCAGGCGGTTTTCACCGAGTTCCTGACCAGGAAGAATCTCAAGATGACGCCGCAGCGCCGGCTCATCCTGGACGTGTTCCTGGCCGAGGACGGCCATCTCGCGTCCGAGGATCTCTACAACAGGGTCAAGGCCCAGGACAAGTCCATCGGGCAGGCCACGGTCTACCGGACCCTCAAGCTGCTCTCCGAGTCCGGCCTGGCCAAGGAGGTCCACTTCGGCGACGGCGTGACGCGCTACGAAAAGAAGTACGGCAGCGCCCACCACGACCACATCCTGTGCGAGCGCTGCGGCGCGACCCTGGAGGTCGTGGACGAGCATATCGAGCGCCTCCAGGAGGAGCTGGCCAAGGCCCACGGCTTCGTGCTCACCGGGCACAAGATGTACCTCTACGGCATCTGCGCCAAATGCCGGGGCAAGGTGGACTGA
- a CDS encoding response regulator, which translates to MGTTLLLVDDEDGIRTFLGISLADLGYEVLTAADGRQALEVFAAHRPPIVLTDIKMPGMDGIALLRRIKEQSPDTEVIMISGHADMDLAIKSLKFQAADFVTKPINNEVLEMALARVSEKIAMRAELRRHTENLERLVEEKSQRIVQLERQAAVGQVVESLSGAIRDIAGDIEDSAATLSDLPCFISIHNQYMEVVSANALYRARLGEMAGRGSWEVYADAEPRDCPVGRTFRSGAAQRMEMTVRTAQGERIPVLVHTAPIRGSDGEVELVLEITADLTAISRLQEELRSTQAKYQLLFDEAPCFISVQDRQFRITAANRLFKEHFGAPGEGVRCHAVYAHRDEPCDKCPVARTFETGQSHQWETVVTSRTGKPYNVLLWTAPIRDASGAVTEVMEMATDITQLRELQDHLASLGLMIGSMSHGIKGMLTALDGGVYRVESGFKNDDPARVQSGWGTVKDMVSRIRAMVLQMLHYAKHRELNWAATDLGAFFESVARLVEPKAQRGGVAFVRSLPPGDLGHFEADATMLSAALVNLLENAVDACVDDTAKPAHAVTFGVRADESALTFTVADNGTGIDRETRERMFTLFFSSKGCKGTGLGLFVSDKTIRQHGGSISVDSAPGQGSTFTIRLPRVLPDSAKTCPEGA; encoded by the coding sequence ATGGGCACCACGCTGCTTCTGGTTGACGACGAGGACGGCATCCGCACCTTCCTGGGCATCTCCCTGGCCGACCTGGGCTACGAGGTGCTCACCGCCGCCGACGGGCGCCAGGCTCTGGAGGTCTTCGCCGCCCACCGCCCGCCCATCGTGCTCACGGACATCAAGATGCCCGGCATGGACGGCATCGCGCTCCTGCGCCGCATCAAGGAGCAGAGCCCCGACACCGAAGTGATCATGATCTCCGGCCACGCGGACATGGACCTGGCCATCAAGAGCCTCAAGTTCCAGGCCGCCGATTTCGTGACCAAGCCCATCAACAACGAAGTCCTGGAAATGGCCCTGGCCCGCGTGAGCGAGAAGATCGCCATGCGCGCCGAGCTGCGCCGCCACACCGAGAACCTGGAACGCCTGGTGGAGGAGAAAAGCCAGCGCATCGTCCAGCTCGAGCGCCAGGCCGCCGTGGGCCAGGTGGTGGAAAGCCTGTCGGGCGCCATCCGCGACATCGCCGGGGACATCGAGGACAGCGCGGCCACCCTCTCCGACCTGCCCTGCTTCATTTCCATCCACAACCAGTACATGGAAGTCGTCTCCGCCAACGCGCTCTACCGCGCGCGCCTGGGCGAAATGGCCGGGCGCGGCAGCTGGGAGGTCTACGCGGACGCGGAGCCGCGCGACTGCCCCGTGGGGCGCACCTTCCGCTCCGGCGCGGCCCAGCGCATGGAGATGACCGTGCGCACGGCCCAGGGCGAGCGCATCCCCGTGCTGGTGCACACCGCGCCCATCCGCGGCAGCGACGGCGAGGTGGAGCTGGTGCTGGAAATCACCGCCGACCTGACGGCCATCAGCCGCCTGCAGGAGGAGCTGCGCAGCACCCAGGCCAAGTACCAGCTGCTCTTCGACGAGGCGCCCTGCTTCATCTCCGTGCAGGACCGCCAGTTCCGCATCACCGCCGCCAACCGCCTGTTCAAGGAGCATTTCGGCGCCCCGGGCGAGGGCGTGCGCTGCCACGCCGTCTACGCCCACCGCGACGAGCCCTGCGACAAATGCCCCGTGGCCCGGACCTTCGAGACCGGCCAGAGCCACCAGTGGGAGACCGTGGTCACCTCGCGCACGGGCAAGCCCTACAACGTGCTGCTGTGGACCGCGCCCATCCGCGACGCCTCCGGCGCCGTGACCGAGGTCATGGAAATGGCCACGGACATCACCCAGCTGCGCGAGCTCCAGGACCACCTGGCCTCCCTGGGCCTGATGATCGGCTCCATGTCCCACGGCATCAAGGGCATGCTCACGGCCCTGGACGGCGGGGTCTACCGCGTGGAGTCCGGCTTCAAGAACGACGACCCCGCGCGCGTGCAGTCCGGCTGGGGCACGGTCAAGGACATGGTCAGCCGCATCCGCGCCATGGTCCTGCAGATGCTGCACTACGCCAAGCACCGCGAGCTGAACTGGGCCGCAACGGACCTGGGCGCCTTCTTCGAGAGCGTGGCCCGGCTGGTGGAGCCCAAGGCCCAGAGGGGCGGGGTGGCCTTCGTGCGCAGCCTGCCCCCCGGCGACCTGGGCCACTTCGAGGCCGATGCGACCATGCTCAGCGCCGCCCTGGTCAACCTGCTGGAAAACGCCGTGGACGCCTGCGTGGACGACACGGCCAAGCCCGCCCACGCCGTGACCTTCGGCGTGCGCGCCGACGAGAGCGCCCTGACCTTCACCGTGGCCGACAACGGCACGGGCATCGACCGCGAAACCCGCGAGCGCATGTTCACGCTGTTCTTCTCGTCCAAGGGCTGCAAGGGCACGGGCCTGGGCCTGTTCGTCTCCGACAAGACCATCCGCCAGCACGGCGGGTCCATCAGCGTGGACTCCGCACCCGGCCAGGGCTCGACCTTCACCATCCGCCTGCCCCGCGTGCTGCCCGACTCCGCCAAGACCTGCCCCGAAGGCGCCTGA
- the divK gene encoding DVU0259 family response regulator domain-containing protein: MAKKIMVVDDDRDIVDYLVTLFKDNGYDTCSAFDGDQALKLLEAEAPDLVTLDLEMPKEWGPRFYRKMTQMPAFKDTPVIVISGLSGIHLAIKKAVATINKPFDPAQVLGIVKDTIG, translated from the coding sequence ATGGCCAAGAAGATCATGGTCGTGGACGACGACCGCGACATCGTTGACTACCTCGTCACGCTCTTCAAGGACAACGGCTACGACACCTGCTCGGCCTTCGACGGCGACCAGGCCCTGAAGCTGCTGGAGGCCGAGGCCCCCGACCTGGTGACCCTGGACCTGGAAATGCCCAAGGAATGGGGCCCGCGCTTCTACCGCAAGATGACCCAGATGCCCGCCTTCAAGGACACCCCGGTCATCGTCATCAGCGGCCTGTCGGGCATCCACCTGGCCATCAAGAAGGCCGTGGCTACCATCAACAAGCCCTTCGATCCCGCCCAGGTGCTGGGCATCGTCAAGGACACCATCGGCTAG
- the divK gene encoding DVU0259 family response regulator domain-containing protein has translation MAKIMIVDDDPNIVTYLTDIFTDNGYQTCSASDGAKALDVVKAERPDLITLDIEMPEEWGPRFYRKLSQDPELKRIPVVVVSGLAGNKYAIPKAVAALTKPFDPEELLGIVGSVLGR, from the coding sequence ATGGCCAAGATCATGATCGTGGACGACGATCCGAACATCGTCACCTACCTGACCGACATCTTCACCGACAACGGCTACCAGACCTGCTCCGCCTCCGATGGCGCCAAGGCTCTGGACGTGGTGAAGGCCGAGCGCCCCGACCTCATCACCCTGGACATCGAGATGCCCGAGGAGTGGGGCCCGCGCTTCTACCGCAAGCTCTCCCAGGACCCGGAACTCAAAAGGATTCCGGTGGTCGTGGTCAGCGGCCTGGCTGGCAACAAGTACGCCATCCCCAAGGCCGTGGCCGCCCTGACCAAGCCCTTCGATCCCGAGGAACTGCTGGGCATCGTCGGCTCCGTCCTGGGCCGCTAG
- a CDS encoding universal stress protein, with protein sequence MFKKILFATSGSPASDDAARVAFDLAGRYQAALELLHVTGVPTRAYSQVVKDVRTGEEVSVDENYLSCIGDELKSYYERQLAGCAAACTVSIVTGYPHREILRQARSSGADLIIMGASTKGEEGKFYRRGMAGSTLQRVAKAARCPVLSVHRPHASYWGGIGSIVFATDFSKPAESAFAFASKVAQELDAELHLFHTLDIEKGGMGRDMDQDEIEARLIEARKRMYATYGARMPEGFKKWQVEVWEGTPYVEIVKFARERLADLIVLAHHASDPDLEAARIGSTMEQVILRANCPVVSVNHPDKI encoded by the coding sequence ATGTTCAAGAAGATACTGTTCGCCACGTCGGGCTCTCCCGCCAGCGACGACGCCGCCCGGGTCGCCTTCGACCTGGCGGGCCGCTACCAGGCGGCCCTGGAACTGCTGCACGTCACCGGCGTGCCCACCAGGGCCTACAGCCAGGTGGTCAAGGACGTGCGCACCGGGGAGGAGGTCAGCGTTGACGAGAACTACCTCTCCTGCATCGGCGACGAACTCAAGAGCTACTACGAGCGGCAGCTCGCGGGCTGCGCCGCGGCCTGCACCGTGTCCATCGTCACCGGCTACCCGCACCGCGAGATCCTGCGCCAGGCCCGCTCCAGCGGGGCGGACCTGATCATCATGGGCGCCAGCACCAAGGGCGAGGAAGGCAAGTTCTACCGCCGGGGCATGGCCGGCAGCACCCTGCAGCGCGTGGCCAAGGCCGCCCGCTGCCCCGTGCTCTCGGTCCACCGGCCCCACGCCTCCTACTGGGGCGGCATCGGCAGCATCGTCTTCGCCACGGACTTCTCCAAGCCCGCCGAGTCGGCCTTTGCCTTCGCCTCCAAGGTCGCCCAGGAGCTGGACGCCGAGCTGCACCTCTTCCACACCCTGGACATCGAAAAGGGCGGCATGGGCCGCGACATGGACCAGGACGAGATCGAGGCCCGGCTCATCGAGGCCAGAAAGCGCATGTACGCCACCTACGGCGCGCGCATGCCCGAAGGCTTCAAGAAGTGGCAGGTCGAGGTCTGGGAAGGCACGCCCTACGTGGAAATCGTCAAGTTCGCGCGCGAGCGCCTGGCCGACCTCATCGTGCTGGCCCACCATGCCAGCGACCCCGACCTCGAGGCCGCGCGCATCGGCAGCACCATGGAGCAGGTCATCCTGCGCGCCAACTGCCCGGTGGTGAGCGTGAACCACCCGGACAAGATATAG